The Negativicutes bacterium genomic interval GTATGTGGGCACCTCAGCGGCTCATGGTATTGTCACTACCTGGAACAACACCATCAAGCCTGCCATCACCGCGATGCCGACTGCCGGCACCTGGTGGGAAATTATCCCGATGGTTATTGGTCTCTTGATTTACTTCAATATGTATCGTCCTTATGCCTGGATCGCCCGTATTCCGATGTCCTTCTGGATAGGATATAACGCCGCCCTGGTGCTATCCGCCCGTCAGGTTATCCCATTCTTCACCCAGATGACCCAGTCCATCAAACCGTTGGTTGTGATGACCAAAGGCAGCCTGGATATTTGGAACAGTTTCAACAATATCCTTTTTGTGACCATTGTCTTAGGTGTTTTGGTTTACTTCTTCTTTACGGTAGAGCGTAAAGGTGTTTTCAAATATGCAGCCAACTGGGGTCGTATTGCCATCATGATCGGCTTCGGCGCATCATTCGGTAATACCGTTATGGCTCGTATTTCCTTGTTAATCGGTCGTTTGACCTTCCTGTTCGGTGACTGGCTCCATTTACTAAAGATATAATTTAAAAAACTGTCCTGCTTTTTTTAAAGCGGGACAGTTTTTTGTTGTACAGAAAACGGTAATTATTTCTTCTGTTATCTGTTCCGCAAGGATTTTTCTGAGATTGCATTCTATTATTAATGATGTCCTAATTCTAAAAGACAGCCGATCTCATCTCGAATATATAGTACATTATGTGATTCGGAAAGAGGAATTTATTATTTAAAAGCGAATTGATAGAATATAGTTCATTTCACAATCAGAAAGGGGTTATTCATTATGGTTAAAGTCGCCATCAACGGTTTCGGACGAATAGGACGTCTGGCAGCTCGCATGTTGGTAGACAGTTCGGATATTCAACTGGTTGCCATCAACAGCAATGGTCCGGTTGAGAGTTCGGCTTATTTGTTTCAGTATGATTCCAGCTATGGCACATGGAATGGTGCAGTGGAAACGAAGCCTAACATGATGATCATCAATCATAAAGAGATCCGTTATTCACAAGAAAAAGAACCGCAGAATTTACCCTGGGCGGATTTAGGCGTAGATATGGTGATTGATTGTACCGGTAAATTTACAGAGAAGCAAAAGGCGCTCTTATATCAGCAGGTTGGCGTAAAAAAAGTTCTTTTATCGGCACCCGGTCACCATGAAGATGTCACTTTGGTGATGGGAGTCAATGAAGAGATGTATGATCCTAAAAATCATTATCTCATTTCCAATGGTTCCTGCACTACCAACTGTTTAGCTCCGGTAGCGAAGGTACTGCAGGATAAATTTGGGATTGAAAAAGGCTTTATGACCACGATTCACGCTTATACCAATGATCAGAATATCCTGGATAAGTCTCATAAAGATTTAAGAAGAGCCCGTGCGGCCGCATTATCCATCATTCCAACTACCAGCGGTGCCACAAAGACATTGGCCTCTGTTTTGCCTGCGTTAAAGGGAAAGCTGGACGGGCTTGCTTTGCGCGTTCCCACACCTACGGTTTCAATTGTCGATTTGGTGGTGGATACCCTAAAGCCTGTCAGTGTACAGTCCGTCAATGCGGCTTTTGAAGAAGCTGCCGCAGGCGCGATGAAAGGTATTTTGCTGGTCAGTCACGATCCGATTGTTTCCATTGATTTGAAAGGGTCCAATTACAGCGCGATTGTCGATGCTCCTTTAACTATGGTCATGGGCAGCAATCAAGTGAAGGTGCTGGCCTGGTATGATAATGAATGGGGTTATACCTGCCGTTTATGCGATATGGCTGTCTTTATTGCCCGCCAAGGTTTATAAGATTGCTGCGCCGCAGCCAAAGAGAGCGGAGTTTTTTGACTGTAAGGCAAGTCAGAATCAGAACAAGGCGGCTTAGACTGGAGCCGTTTTGTTTTTTAAACTGTCAGTAAGGAGGATTGATCGTTTTGAAAAAAACTGTGCGTGATTTTGATGTAGCGGGAAAAAAGGTTTTGCTGAGAGTGGACTTCAATGTGCCGACGGATGAGCAGGGCGAAATCAGCAACGATGCCAGAATCCGCGGCGCTCTGCCTACGATACAGTATTTACTGGAACACCACGCTGCTGTCATTCTGACCAGTCATTTTGGACGTCCGCAGGGAAAAATCAATGAAAAATATCGCCTGAATAAAATTGCTCAGCGATTGGAAGCATTGCTGAGGATGCCGGTGCAATATTGTCAGGAATTTGTCGGACCGCTCGCAAAGCAAGCTGCAGCAGATTTAAAACCCGGTGAAGTACTTCTGTTGGAGAACAGCCGTTTTCACGCGGGTGAGGAATTGAATGAAGACGCCTTGGCTCAAGAATTGGCTTCCTATGCCGATCTGTTTATCAATGATGCTTTTGGCGCTGCGCACCGTGCCCATGCTACTACGGTCGGAGTCACAAAATATTTGCCTGCGGGCGCCGGCCTTTTAATGGAGAAGGAACTGGAGTATTTAGGAATGGCACTGGAACAGCCCAAGCGTCCTTTGATTGCGGTGATTGGGGGAGCGAAAGTATCGGATAAAATCGCTGTTTTGCTGAATTTGCTAACTAAAGTGGATGGGCTGATCATTGGCGGCGGTATGGCGAATACGTTCCTGCTGGCCAAAGGTGTTGAGATGGGCGCTTCTTTGGTTGAAGCGGATAAAGTAGAAGTGGCCAGGGAAATTATGGCCAAAGCAGTGGAGAAAAACGTAGCGCTGTTGCTGCCGCAGGATCTGGTCGTGGCGACCGTGGTGTCGGCCGATGCTGCAACCAGAATCGTCGCTCCAAACGCAATCGCTGACAATGAAATAGCGCTCGATATCGGTCCACTCACTGTGGCTGCTTTCGGTCAGGTTTTGGCTTCTGCCGGAACGGTGATCTGGAACGGACCGATGGGCGTATTTGAAATTGATCAATTCTCTGCCGGAACTTTTGCTGTTGCCAGAGCAATTGCAGAATCTTCCGCTATTTCCATAATTGGTGGCGGCGATTCTGCGGCCGCTGTAGAAAAAGCCGGCTTTGCTGCCGCTATGACGCATATCTCTACCGGAGGTGGAGCGTCTTTAGAATTTTTAGAAGGTAAGACACTGCCGGGCGTCGCCTGTCTCTCGGATCGTTAAGGTGTTATGATGAGAAAGCCTTTGATTATCGGTAACTGGAAAATGAATCCTGTTTCTACTCCGGCTCTCGGTCTCTTACAAGCACTGGCAAAGGCTGAATTGTCCGGGAAGGTGGAAGCGGTGATCTGCCCCCCCTACCTGATGATACCGCAATCTGCACTGATTCTGCCCAAAACGAAGTGGTCGATCGGAGCGCAAAATGTATATCCGGCCGATTCTGGTGCCTATACAGGCGAAATTTCAGCGCCAATGCTGAAAGCAGCCGGATGTCAGTATGTTTTGGTTGGGCATAGCGAGCGCCGAACACTTCTGGCGGAAACGGATGACTTTGTAGAAGAAAAAGTGAAGGCGGCTTTCGCAAACGAGTTGGTGTCCGTGCTCTGCGTGGGTGAAAGCCTGGCGATTCGGGATGCCGGCGAAGCGACACAATATGTCAGGAATCAAGTCATCCACGCTATTGGTAATTTGACTGAATTGAAACCGAATCAAATAGTCATCGCCTATGAGCCAATTTGGGCGATCGGAACCGGTAAAAATTGCAGCGCTCCGCTGGCAAATGATATGATCGCTGCGATTCGCGAAACTTGCGCCAGCTTATTTGGCTCTCAATGGGCCAAGGAAATTCGAATTCTGTATGGCGGCAGCGTGAAAGCCGGTAATATTCTTGACTATATGTTGCAGCCGGAGATTGATGGGGCTCTGGTAGGTGGAGCATGTTTGGCGGCCGAAGAATTCTTGAGTATAATCGCCCGGGCGGAGAAAAATTATGGAGAATGAAATTAGACCGGTCGTTCTATGTATCCTGGATGGATGGGGACTTTCCGCCCGCTTGGAGCACAATGCTTTTGCGGCAGCAGATACACCCGTTTTTGACCAATTGTTCCGCAACCACCCTTGGTGCAGTTTACAGGCAAGCGGAGCAGACGTCGGTTTGATAGCTGGTCAGATGGGAGACAGTAATGTGGGCCACCTGAATATCGGCGCCGGACGCATTGTTTATCAATCCCTTGGATTGATCAATCAAGCCATTCAAAACGGCGATTTCCAAAAGAATGAAGTCATCCTGCAGATGATGCGGCGGGCTAAAGCAAACGGAAAAACGCTGCACCTGATGGGTTTGCTTTCAGATGGCGGAGTGCATAGCCATTTGCAGCATTTGATCAATTTATTAGCCATGGCGAAACAAGAGAAGTTGTCCCGGGTTTATGTCCATGCTTTCCTGGACGGCAGAGATGTACCGCCGCAGAGCGCTCAGGATTATATCAGTCAGTTGGAAGCGGCGATGCAGCAAATCGGCGTCGGCAGGATCGCCACGGTCAGCGGACGCTTTTACGCCATGGATCGGGATCATCGTTGGGAGCGGCTGCAGTGTTACTGGCAAGCCCTGGCAGAAGGTAAGGGGGAAACGGCAGATTCTGCCGCGCAAGTTGTCAGCCGGGCGTATGCCGAAGGGATTACCGATGAGTTTATTCTGCCCACTGTGATCAATGACAGCACTCCTTTACAAGATGGAGATCAGGTTTTCTTTTTCAATTATCGGGCGGATCGGGCAAGAGAACTCTGCCAAGTTTTGCTGGAACCGGATTTCAAAGGGTTTTTACGCTGCGTCCAGCCGAAAATCGATCTGGCTTCCATGACGGAATATGATGCTTCTTTGCATATCCCGGCGGCTTTTCAAGCGGTTAATATGAAGAATATGCTGGGTGAAGTAGTGGCCAAAGCGGGCTTGCGGCAATTGCGTTTGGCAGAGACCGAAAAATATGCCCATGTGACCTTCTTTTTTGATGGCGGCGTCGAACGTAAATTGAGCGGAGAGGACCGGATTCTCATTCCTTCCCCGCAAATAGCCACTTATGATTTGCAGCCGGAAATGAGTGCGCCGGAGATTACGTCCCAATTAGTAGAAGCGATTCACAATCGCCGGCATAATCTGATCGTCGTCAACTACGCCAATGGGGATATGGTGGGGCATACCGGTAATTGGCAGGCGGCTATCAAGGCGATGGAACTACTGGACCAGTCGGTCGAAAAGGTTGTAGCGGCAATTCAAGCAGTCGGCGGCAGTATGCTCATTACCTCCGATCACGGCAATATTGAGCAAATGGTAGATGAAACGACCGGTGAACCATATACCGCTCATACGGTATGGCCGGTACCATGTCTCTTAATCTCTGCCGATGCCGATTTGCGGCTCCGCAATAGCGGCCGTTTGGCCGATCTGGCGCCAACTGTTTTATCGTTGCTGCAAATAGAGCAACCGGAGGAAATGACCGGTCAAAGTTTACTTTGGTCGGCAAAGCAAAAATAAAGGAGACAGCAGCATGATCAATACCACAATTTCTGATATTTACGCCCGTGAAATTCTTGACTCCCGCGGTAATCCAACCATTGAAGTGGAAGTGACTCTGGAATGCGGAGGTTTTGGCAGAGCCGCGATTCCTTCCGGAGCGTCTACCGGAACCTATGAAGCGGTGGAACTTCGGGACGGCGACAAAAAGCGTTACAACGGCAAAGGCGTGCTGAAGGCGGTGGAAAATGTCAACGATACCATTGCTGCGGTGATAATCGGTATGGATGCCCTGGATCAGGCGGCACTCGATCAGGCACTGATTGACTTGGATGCTACTCCCAATAAAAGCAGATTAGGTGCCAATGCTATACTGGGCGTTTCGTTGGCTGCCGCCAAAGCAGCTGCGGCGGCGTTGGAGTTGCCGCTTTATCAATATATCGGCGGAGTCAATGCCAAGACACTGCCGGTGCCTATGATGAATATCTTAAACGGCGGTAAACATGCAGATAATAATGTTGATATTCAGGAATTCATGATTATGCCGGTTGGCGCCAAATCATGGTCGGAAGCTCTGCGGATGGGCGCTGAAATTTATCATAGCTTAAAGAAAGTATTGAAAACCAAAGGGTATCAGACAGCGGTCGGGGATGAAGGCGGCTTCGCACCAAATTTACAGAGCAATGAAGAACCCCTGGTTTTAATTGTGGAAGCCATTCAAAACGCTGGCTTCATACCGGGTAAACAAGTCTGCATCGCCATTGATGCGGCAGCGACCGAATTCTACTCCGAAGGAAAATATCATCTGAGCGGGGATCATCTCGATCTTACTTCAGAGGAAATGGTGGCTTACTGGGTTGACAAAGCCGAGCGCTACCCGATTATATCACTGGAAGATGGTTTAGCGGAAGACGATTGGGAAGGTTATAAATTACTGACGGATGTGATGGGTCAGAAAATTCAATTGGTTGGTGATGATTTGTTCGTGACCAATCCGGAGCGCTTGGCCAGAGGGATCGCAGCCGGAGTAACCAATTCCATCCTGATCAAGCTCAATCAAATCGGTACCTTGACCGAGACGCTGGAGTGTATTGAAATGGCGAAACGTGCCGGCTATACCGCTGTGATCTCTCACCGTTCCGGTGAAACGGAGGACACCAGCATTGCCGACATTGTGGTTGCGACCAATGCGGGACAAATTAAAACGGGAGCGCCTTGCCGGACAGACCGCATTGCAAAATTCAATCAATTACTGCGCATTGAAGATCGACTGAATGGCGGTAAATATCCCGGCAAAGCCGCATTCTATA includes:
- the gap gene encoding type I glyceraldehyde-3-phosphate dehydrogenase — translated: MMVKVAINGFGRIGRLAARMLVDSSDIQLVAINSNGPVESSAYLFQYDSSYGTWNGAVETKPNMMIINHKEIRYSQEKEPQNLPWADLGVDMVIDCTGKFTEKQKALLYQQVGVKKVLLSAPGHHEDVTLVMGVNEEMYDPKNHYLISNGSCTTNCLAPVAKVLQDKFGIEKGFMTTIHAYTNDQNILDKSHKDLRRARAAALSIIPTTSGATKTLASVLPALKGKLDGLALRVPTPTVSIVDLVVDTLKPVSVQSVNAAFEEAAAGAMKGILLVSHDPIVSIDLKGSNYSAIVDAPLTMVMGSNQVKVLAWYDNEWGYTCRLCDMAVFIARQGL
- a CDS encoding phosphoglycerate kinase produces the protein MKKTVRDFDVAGKKVLLRVDFNVPTDEQGEISNDARIRGALPTIQYLLEHHAAVILTSHFGRPQGKINEKYRLNKIAQRLEALLRMPVQYCQEFVGPLAKQAAADLKPGEVLLLENSRFHAGEELNEDALAQELASYADLFINDAFGAAHRAHATTVGVTKYLPAGAGLLMEKELEYLGMALEQPKRPLIAVIGGAKVSDKIAVLLNLLTKVDGLIIGGGMANTFLLAKGVEMGASLVEADKVEVAREIMAKAVEKNVALLLPQDLVVATVVSADAATRIVAPNAIADNEIALDIGPLTVAAFGQVLASAGTVIWNGPMGVFEIDQFSAGTFAVARAIAESSAISIIGGGDSAAAVEKAGFAAAMTHISTGGGASLEFLEGKTLPGVACLSDR
- the eno gene encoding phosphopyruvate hydratase, whose product is MINTTISDIYAREILDSRGNPTIEVEVTLECGGFGRAAIPSGASTGTYEAVELRDGDKKRYNGKGVLKAVENVNDTIAAVIIGMDALDQAALDQALIDLDATPNKSRLGANAILGVSLAAAKAAAAALELPLYQYIGGVNAKTLPVPMMNILNGGKHADNNVDIQEFMIMPVGAKSWSEALRMGAEIYHSLKKVLKTKGYQTAVGDEGGFAPNLQSNEEPLVLIVEAIQNAGFIPGKQVCIAIDAAATEFYSEGKYHLSGDHLDLTSEEMVAYWVDKAERYPIISLEDGLAEDDWEGYKLLTDVMGQKIQLVGDDLFVTNPERLARGIAAGVTNSILIKLNQIGTLTETLECIEMAKRAGYTAVISHRSGETEDTSIADIVVATNAGQIKTGAPCRTDRIAKFNQLLRIEDRLNGGKYPGKAAFYNLHF
- the tpiA gene encoding triose-phosphate isomerase; this encodes MRKPLIIGNWKMNPVSTPALGLLQALAKAELSGKVEAVICPPYLMIPQSALILPKTKWSIGAQNVYPADSGAYTGEISAPMLKAAGCQYVLVGHSERRTLLAETDDFVEEKVKAAFANELVSVLCVGESLAIRDAGEATQYVRNQVIHAIGNLTELKPNQIVIAYEPIWAIGTGKNCSAPLANDMIAAIRETCASLFGSQWAKEIRILYGGSVKAGNILDYMLQPEIDGALVGGACLAAEEFLSIIARAEKNYGE
- the gpmI gene encoding 2,3-bisphosphoglycerate-independent phosphoglycerate mutase, whose product is MENEIRPVVLCILDGWGLSARLEHNAFAAADTPVFDQLFRNHPWCSLQASGADVGLIAGQMGDSNVGHLNIGAGRIVYQSLGLINQAIQNGDFQKNEVILQMMRRAKANGKTLHLMGLLSDGGVHSHLQHLINLLAMAKQEKLSRVYVHAFLDGRDVPPQSAQDYISQLEAAMQQIGVGRIATVSGRFYAMDRDHRWERLQCYWQALAEGKGETADSAAQVVSRAYAEGITDEFILPTVINDSTPLQDGDQVFFFNYRADRARELCQVLLEPDFKGFLRCVQPKIDLASMTEYDASLHIPAAFQAVNMKNMLGEVVAKAGLRQLRLAETEKYAHVTFFFDGGVERKLSGEDRILIPSPQIATYDLQPEMSAPEITSQLVEAIHNRRHNLIVVNYANGDMVGHTGNWQAAIKAMELLDQSVEKVVAAIQAVGGSMLITSDHGNIEQMVDETTGEPYTAHTVWPVPCLLISADADLRLRNSGRLADLAPTVLSLLQIEQPEEMTGQSLLWSAKQK